From the Centropristis striata isolate RG_2023a ecotype Rhode Island chromosome 5, C.striata_1.0, whole genome shotgun sequence genome, the window taccatatcttgcttaagtcacaaaggcatgttctcttaagttacataatttacacacagtgttattactaggccaatagccatcctttgttacatcctttttgagtgaaatgatcaataaatgttatatgttacacttttggggaagttttttgtgtttcctgcaaaacttgaaaaaatgacataggcgattatGACGATATAGTGACGATATTTACCTTACCATTGTTTAACCTCCTATCAAATTTTCCAGATGATCTCAATATAAAgttgatagaattgtttgagtTAATAATTTTTATCGTAGGTTATGTTGCTAGTCACATTTTGTGAGGCTGTTTGAAATAGAGATGGAAAGCAAGTAAAAGAAACAGTCCCCGGGTTAAACACAGTTCACTACCTGTAGCAGCTTCGGAGCAAACGCGAATTACTTTTTCTTTGAAAGTAACGCTACTTAAGTTTGTTTTAGCGTCCCTTTGGGGCTTTTCTAATCAGCTATGTAGTGGGGATCTGTGCGGTGGGGAGATCCGTCAGTGTGATGTGAAAGCGTGTGGACAGAGAGGCGGATCTTATATCCAGTCTGTGATCTGAAGGAGCTCAGGACAGCGTGTCTGAGCAAAATGAAACATGGATGAGGAGGTCGCCGAAAGTTGGGAGGAAGCTGCTGATAGTGGGGTAAATAATAAAAGGCTAAATATACCCGCAGTTAAAGGCGAATATCTTTTTTGTAGCTTGAATATATTTCGAGCGTTGTTTTAAGAAGTTCTTATAACGTTGTTTTATGTTGACTACTCCCACGGGCCAACAATGTGGCTAGCGCTAGCGTTAGCTCTGAGAAACTTTAGCTAGCTATTAGCAAGACAGGCTTAACATAGACTTAGCCAAACAACTAGCCAAGTGACGGTCGCTGTTACTATTTTCGCGTGAAATAACGTCAATGTGCCTGAATATTAGCCAGCCAGCTAACGAATACAGTTACGCGACGCGGAATTACAGTTCCTGTTGAAATACTTGGCTAATGCTACGCTAGCTATTTATTGCATGGCTAACATGGAAAATGTGTTGATTGAATGTTGGTTAGCGTGTTGGCTAATATGCACACCTCGCACACTATATAAGACCCTTCCGCGACCCACTCTCGCTTCATGTTCAACTCGGGGAAATGTTTTATAGCGCCAGTTATTACCTTTATTATTACCATATAaccattattattacaatacaaCCATTATTTGGACCGCGGCTAACGTTGCGCTAGCAGCGTTGTGAACCAGTTTAGTAGGTCGAAATTTCCCCCGCAAAGTGAAGATAAGTAGCTTTGCAAGATCGACCATTTAACGTTAACAGGTTTTTATAATGTGTAACATTATAGCAATGGCTATATTATCGTTTCTACACGGAGCCTGGCTCAAACTCTACATGCTGTGGTGTCAGTTTGGTTAACTAACTGGGTGGTTTCCTGTAGTTTACCAGGCCAGGTTGTTGTGGGACAACATTTTCGGCCATGTTGTCAACTATTGGCCCGAGTACGAGCTGATTTTGTCTTCAAACTGGCAAGTTGGAAACATTTAGCTAAAATTAGTTATCGTAGTTTGGCAGAGTCTCACTGGCTCGTGACGTCAACAACGTGGCTCTGAGGAGAAGTTGGAGTGAACGTCAGCAGCTCGTCAGGTTGAAGTTAgagattttttattaaaaacacgtCTTCATGTGGTTAGTCCGGATAAATTAGACCGCATCAAACATTGTTTACTGACAACATCAGCTGGCTAATGTTAGGTAGTTGAGCACTTTCTGTTATGACTTGGCAGCTGCCCCTACACATGTATAAATAGCTTGTAACTGAACCCAGTGCTTTCCATCCAATCTCCGACTTGCTTGCTACCTGCCGCACTTTCCTTTCTacattaaatcaatcaatccatgttgtttgtttatatgaATACATGTTTCCACTACTTTCCCCCCCAcaggaaatggaaaaacggtTAGAAGAGAAGCTAAGGATCAGCCAGAGAGAAAAGTAAGGCCTTATGAGGGAGAATAAACATGGGCTTTTTAAAGGATTAGTTTAATTTGCATTTAGgactattttgtttttgtatgtgaCATAGCCCAAAAAATACTCTCCAGCTCACCATACCTGTGATCGACCAAgagacaatttattttttagggaTGCATACATTCAATCCACttaatttatgttattaattatttaatcatttcatttttctttaagtgTGCTCAATTCAGAAATTGTCTTAAAGCATGTTCTACCAGGAATGTAACTTTGCTGATAAGCAGGAATAAACTAAATCAGTAATAAATGTTTCAGATTTCTGCCATGGATGTATCATCTCAGCTATTATCAGCACTGCCTCCCTCACTTCATGGCCTCTTCCTGTCCGTCATATCACTAATTGTGGGTGTTCTGTTCTAGGGAGTCAAGTAATAATTCTTCACGATCTCCATTGAAAACAACCATGGTGATACAGGACGACTCTCTTCCAGCAGCACCCCCACCTCAGATACGCATTTTGAAGCGGCCTACAAGTAACGGGTCACTGGGATCACCCTTGAATCAGAACAGACCCACACCACAGGTCAAATCTCTGGCCCAGCGTGAGGCAGAGTATGCCGAGGCCAGGAAGAGAATACTCGGCAGCGCCTGCCCAGAGGAGACGCCTCAGGACAAACCCAACACTGACAGGTAATGACCCACAAATATTTAGTGTTTAGCTCTTTTACTCACAGCCCAATGAAGGGCACTGGGCATTGGTATGCTCCAAGTTGagatgaagacatttttactttttgtgagTTAAGTATCCAGTTGAGAGAATAGCATCAATAGAATTGTATAGGCATTATTGTAGAGTCTTTCCATCCACTTTGATTCTTGTATTTATCATCTCTAAATCCAAAAGaggttttttatttacaatttgaTTTGaccttttattgaaaatgttttctacTGTGTTCAAACATCTACAGTAATTTAGGTCTGAATTAGATGTTAGCCATTGtcattaaaaagtatttaaacatataaataacCTTTAAAAGACATACACACATAACGGTAGCAAGAAAGGCAAACAACCAGAACAGTGAATATGGCAGTGCACCAAAGAGAACCTACTTCAAGCTGAATCGCAGTCAGAACCCACATGTCAGACATTTGTGAGGAGCCTTGTTGACTTCCCCTCCTGgttttacttttggtttcattttataGACTACAGCTGGATGAAGCACAATGGTTTAGTCTTTTGTTTTAGCTTGACTTCCTAAAAGTTGTCTGATGCAACTTTGCAGAACTTGAGTGACCGTTTGTTCTTTTTAGTTTGAGTTCAGTTgtgccaaaattaaaaaaaaacataagtttaaaaaaattgaatacaGTTTTGAAGCCAACTCTCCAGAAAAACCAAGAGGGAACACTTAACACTAACTAAAATCACGTGTGGAGATCCATCTGTTGTGAGACGACAGGGATTCTGTAATTAGGACAGTTCAGGGAAAAGACATTCATTGAACACAAGAATGCTGCTGAAACTTTCCAACTGGAAATGAGTTGCGAGTCGTTTATGTCCAGGAGCTGGCACGTGGAAAAAAGGCTGCTGTCGTTAATTTATTTCCGTTTCCTCTTCTTTTGCCAGGACAGGCCGCAATAACTTTACATCGCCTTCAGAGGACACCCGATCAAACAATCACACTGTGCGGCAGCCAGCCGGCCCAGACGGCACCCACGGGTTCCGACAGCACAGATAAGTGGGCCTCGGGCCCCGCAGCCATTCAGGGGAGAGATAGATCAAGGGCCACCAGAGAGCAAAGACATTACTGTATTCTAGAAACTTCCTTCCTTCAGTTCAACTCTTCCCAATCGCAGTCGCATGGAACCGACACCAGGGAACTCCAGGAGGAAATCAAATTGAAATGTGCTCTCTTCTCTCCCCGCTCCAAGTCTGTTTGACACTGTGATTATGGACATCTTCTGGACTCACTGTGATGATCCCTTTAAGAGACGCCCCGTcacctccatctctcctcctccttcagtgCCCAGCGGCTCCGTCTCAGGACGCCCGCACGGCAGAAGCAAAGACTTAAAAGGACACCAGAGAGGACAAGGAGTGGCGGGCTATAGCAAAATGAGATGAGCTGGTACTCGGGCAGCAGCTTCTCCCCCAGCAATAATACCAGACATCACTTCTCACACCttttacatacatgtttttaattttcagaTGTTGGCTCactaaattttttttctttttctggcttGTCTTTAATGATCTATACTAGGGATGCTCTGATATATACAGATACTTCTCATTATACATGCACCACCAAGAACCTATTCATTAAAACAGTATTTAATACTGACATTTTATAAAGTAAATCTTACAATATCTGCAGTATTTATGAAATAGGaagcattttgtatttttttttgttttgtggtgaATTAGACTCAGAATACTGTTGAGGTTTTTCCTTCCAGTTTAAACAGACTCGCTGGGCAGAAGCTTGCGGTGTCAGATCTCCCACAGTAAACTCTGAGCTGAGAACTTCACTGGTATCTGCCTGGTAACTGAGCTGTTTGCAATATCAGTGCACCCCTAATATGTAAATtgccatttgtttttaaaaagctgagGGTAAGGGTTATGTGTGTCAAGTTGTATATCTGACAAGTTCTGTTTAcggttgtctttttttttttttaattaagcttTTCAGCTGTCTTCCTTGGACTGTCACatcattatttctatttaaaagtaaaagcaaaaaaagacaaatgaaaagGAGATTTAAGTCAGTTTTTAAGTAGCTTTTCTGCCTTTTTGTATGCGATGGTAGCGATGTCAGAGCAGTATTTTAatcaaaatgaaccaaaatccCATTTTAAATTCagcctgtatatatatatatcagttaaTTCAGATATCATTATTCGAAGGTGGTGTTGGTAGCAACTCAAGGGAGGATCAGATGGGGGAAATGAATTTACTGCTGTACTTCACAAGCCTCTCGGTCACATCTCCACCTCGCCAGCGGCGTGCTCGTTTCTTCATGTCCTTCACTGACGTACAGTACGTAGGAACTCAGGTGCAAGTGAACgagactgaatgaatgaaatgaactAAGATTGTATTTTTGCAGCGGGTTTGATCGCTCAAGCAGCAAATGTCCGTATTAAAGCGCGGGTTGGCACTTTGTTAGAAACGGTGCTTTACAGTGAAATGTAACCGAAACGATGTCCACGTCCCAAGATGAATGAAtgcctgatttcttttttttgtctgttcatCTTGATTAGTCAAAACGGTAACATTGTTCATTAACTGATGGTCCTCTGCTGAAATGAAACATGGAGACACAGCTGTAGGTAGTGACTACCTGTATGACTAGGACCATTGTGCCCAATAGATGTTCTTTATTTGTACTAACTAAAAAGCGATCTCAATAAAAAGCCATATTCAGTGGTGCACATCATCAGTAGGAAAGTTCTTGAGATGGTTGAATTCAGCTTGTGCCTCCTGTATCACATCTTTACTTCCTCCTGGTTGTTGATTATGTTACTGTAGCTCAAGAATTATATCTGAGAAAGAATTCACAatactggtttaaaaaaaaagaaattctaGTTCAGGAAATaaagcagcagagcaggagagagacgggttTAGATGAGCTCTGAATGAGAATACAATACTGCCTGTAAATACTGATTTAATAAAACgattttcaaaaaaagtcattttgtgatgcatttaaaaaaattaaatcagctTGTGTCCAGTGCAACAGAACTCTATAGGAACAAACTTTTAATAAACTGATCATATTGGAAAAAAAGGAGTTCAAATGTTTTACTGTCCTTTTTCAAAGCTGTGAGCACTACAATTTAAATCCCATTCACCTCTACTGGTATTAGATTAGTAGAGGTAGAAATCTTAAAACCTGAACAAATCTGTATACATGGTTGGATGTGAGATAAAAGTGTATCTGTAATCAACTGACTCATGAATTGGCTAGAACATGCAAACTTACCAGTACATAGAGGTCCTTTAACACCCCCAGgaccacaaaatacacacatctaAGTTCTacataaaaaccttttttattaaaacataaaaatgactttgCATTGTTCAAGTTAGTGATGTTACTGTGTGTGACAACAGCAGTTTTTTGGCTCGGATCGACTGAAAAGTGTCCAACAGAGGGCCGAGCGGATGCTAGCTGAACTCGATGACTGTGTTGTTTGTGGGGGACAAGCTTTGATTCAGGGGCGGCCACGACGGGGATTCACACAGGAGGATGTTCAGACGTTTGTACTGTTTCTTGGACTCGCGCCTCCCACGTAGCAACCGAAGACAGTTCAGGATACCCTTGTCTATCAGCACctgtgggaggaaaaaaaacagcaactgtaCTGTTAACAAGGCTTTCAAGAATATACAGTGCTTATTGAGACGTGCTTTGCATTTACAGCTGAGATTTCAGCCTCTCTGGATGCAATTGTTACACTGGTGGTATGAAGCCTGGTGTCACTCAGTATGTATGCTGGTTAGTTATATTTGGCTGAGAAGACTCTACTCTTTTAAGCAGCACTCAAAGCTGAGGATTCAGCAGTAAAAAGGGAAGTAtgatagaggtgggggaaaaaatacatatatacagcatagtatcgcaatattttgcatggcaatatatCGGTTCATAGTTGCCAAGTATCAATACTTAGCGTTTTTTTCTAGAGGCCATAGTGGGCTCACTttaaggaatatactggagatactggtatcatatgaaactagaagatctcaCCAtgatcgcaaaatgcttaaaatcgcaataatatattatgactcaagtatcgggataaaaacGTATCGTGGGGTCTCTGCTGATTCGCCCTGTTGGCAAGAGTGAATCAGCAGAGTATGAACAGTAAAACAGTTACTACAGGCTGCCTAGCGCTCATGATTGGATATTACTTATCGGCAGGTATCTGAACAGATGCTACATTAATGACACTTAAACCACATAAAGCTAAATTTAAGCAGAATTAACAGAATAAACGAGCACAGGGAACAGGACAGCATGGCAACACTGGgatctttttatgtatttgctGGACAATTTGTGGAAACATGTATTACAAGAAGATTGACATGTACAGATCATCTGAGAGCACACACTACACAACAGAGGTCAGCCATTAAAGCCCAAAGACTTAATAAACTGATGAAACTTTGTATATAAGTTTAATGTTAAGAATCGTGGAGAATCCCAACATAagttacagtcatggaaaaaattattagaaatttgtttttttaaatttctagccattttccatggttttcttgataataaccaaaatcattatcaagaaaaccatggaaaatggctagatatcatctcttaaattaaactcttatgagctatttctgttgttatcattatattcgtccaaacaaatgtacctttcgttgtaccaggcatttctTGGCAACTGAactagaaattgaagaaaacaaaggtggtccaatattttttttcatgactgtatatccacAGTCTGGTTGTTGGTGATTTATTTTGTGTAAATGATCAGAGTTTAATAATCACTCACctccacaataaaacaaatgagGAAGTTGAGAGCGGCCACAGCGACGAGCAGTAATTTAAAATCCATATCAGCAAAATTGTACAGCTGAAGTAACCGAGCAATGACAGGCCCCGGATACAGCACCAGCCAAGTCATCACGGCAAAGAGGACTAACAGTAGACACAGGAAGATCACTGGAAGGACGAAAGAAGACCGAATTCTGAGTTCAGGGTCCAAAATTTCAATAAACACCCTTCCTATTTGGCATCATGAGTCTGTATGCATCAAACTTATTACAATGCAACCCCAAATCATTATTAATTGAATTCACACTTTTGATGACTCACCATTGTAGTAGAGGGGTTTCTTGTGTGGGTAGCCCTTAGTGACCACCACAGCAATGATGATGTACTGGAAGCCTGACAAGTCAAACACACTGGTGTCCTCCATGTTGGGCAGATTTTCTGTGCCAAACAATGTTGAATTGAGAGGAACGTACCTGAAAAAAATACAGGGCATGAGGTTTTATCAAGTGTAGACAGGATGTTGGTCTTtttctagatcagggatgggcaactggaggccgggaggccgcatacggccctctgtacaactacatgcatttgagcatgaaattttaaaagtgcagtgtaaaaatgcacaaaaatacttattgcaattaatgttggtctgctgttcttgcactgaaaaaaaaatcacagtaagtggttattttttatttgcctaaaccttttgtgttcctatttatacagttatacatgcatttgagcatgaaatatgttaagttactgcactgtattaattatcatcatatctggttaagtaccCGGTCCTATTTGTGGCCCTGTgatagtgtcgatgaaaaattgtggccccctccagcatttaagttgccaaTCCCTGTTCTAGATCTAAGATACTggattttgtctttctttgctaTATTctgaattgaaataaaaatgtgtctccTCACTGACCAGTCCTGTGAGCGGGTGATAAAGAGCGCAGCCACCTGGCCCAGAATGATCAGACATGTGTGGATGAAGAGGCTGCCCAGCACAGGCAGGGCCAGCAGGCTGGCTGAGGGTCTAGCGGGATGCAGCTCCTTACTGGGGCCTCCTTTCCCCATCACAATGGCCAGTAAGGTCACCAAAAAGAAGTCGCAGAACAGGAACTGCAGGTCAGCCAAGGTCGTCCTCATctggagattaaaaaaaaatcacgtttcataaaaaaaaaatcttttaaccggagcctgacagatatatctgCCTACACCGAGAGCTGTCATTGCCCTGAACACTTCcaagacataaaaaacatttcaatactGTGGAACAAtggtgcaatatatttattttatgtgaaatgATATGACTATTTATCCAGTAGTGATGAAATTTAGTTGTAACAGCAGCTATAGATAcagacatatataatatagaaattattattatcatttatagaattggtcCAGCAatttaatgtaatacattgtttgtatgatgtataacaatgttacacattattaattaaagttttatgtttgaggagAAAGTAGGTCTCTGGGTGCATTTGCAGAGAAAAATCAGTCTATTTTAATCTCAGCTCAAAAATTACTATATCTTTGAAATTCCCCCTCTAAGACTGTTATTGGCATCGGTCGAGCTCTCCTTTTTTGTCGACTGTttaagaaaaggagaaaaagaggaaaacctGACTGGACAGAAATACAAAAGAATTGCTGTAAATGGACGTCCACTTTGAAAGTAAGTTATGAACTGCTACTCACTGTATAGAGGATGAGGACAGAGCAGAACTGAATAAGGCTGTACAGGGCCATGTATCTGAAGAGACTGAAGGAGGTGACCAGAGAACATCGGCCCTCTCTGCAAGGACAAGGAGGAAAAATGTATCATTATCTCTTCTGCTGCACATACTGCACCACAAACATGACTGGTGTTCATTCATATTTACCCTGCTTTACTAATTTACCTGATAAGTAGCGGCACACAGCTGATGTTTTCAGTCTTGGAAGTGAAAGGTGATGCGACTGAAGCCTCAGCTTCAGACAGTGAAACCCCGACGTCAGCAGCTCTCAGGGCCCCGCAGTCATTGGCCCCATCCCCACACATGCCCACTCGGTAGCTGTATAGAAGAGAGAGTCTGATTAAAATGTAGCCACTCTGAGAATAAAGAGTTTATGTTTAGCAAATACTGTAGAATATTTCCACCTTACATTTCACAGAATTGGTATTAGCTTACAAAATCTTGATTTAACCAACACAtctgagtgtgtatgtgctttaATGTGCAGTTCCCCGAATGGCCACTAGATGGCATTTTCATGAAACAGCTGCAAAAAACTCAACTTTTCTAcagacatatatatttttttaggtttCGTTTTGTTGCCTTGTAGACACAATATACTTGATATGTTCACTTTCCagacatttttgtgtatttaagttatttatttatttattttttggggggggggggggttatctTTCGCAGTGTTTGTAATGActagaaaataaatatacctAAGGCTTTTATATTTAACAGTTAATCCATCTGTCCATTTAGCCATACCTTAAGCAAGGTTTGTAGTGAACTGCAGTTAAGGAAGGTCAAATTTCTCATAATAATcacttctgttctgttctgctttatatatatttccagtggtggaaagtaactaagtacgtCTACTgaggtactgtacttaagtacaattttgaggtacttgtatttgagtatttccattttatgcaacgtTATActtctacattttgaggcaaatattgtactttttactccactacatttagctgccagctttagttacatttcaggtcgagatttaacataaaaacatgatcaatttaaagtgagtAGAcattcataacagtatataaagtagttaaaatgaaccctactttgagaaaattaaaatgcattaataataataatccaataatacatTTGGAACATACATAGTCACCCAAAAAGTtggattaaaatatttttttacttctttccattaaatgattgtgacaactTGATTTATTCTCGACAGattaagtgtatatcttctcataacgttattaatcaatctcttccaaacatatcacaatgaaaatgaaaacacaattaacagaggattagGTCTGTAAACCACATTATACCACATATACTTGATGGACGACCGTGTGTATAACAATCTAAGTGGGGCCATTCTACATAACaactgcttttacttttgatactttaagtacattttggtgttgatacttttatacttttacttaagtaagttttcaatgcaggacttttacttgtagtgttgtattagtacttttgtttaggtaaatgatctgaatacttcttccaccactgtatatttCTACTCGGTTTTATATTCTTTCTGCTCTGCCTGTGTATTTCCCATCCTTCCCCTTTTGTGTCTGAACTCACTTCAGTTTCTGCAGCTCCTTCATCAGCTGGGTTTTCTGGTCAGGAGCCATGCGTGCAAATACAGTGGCTCGCATCAAAACCTGCAATGACAGCATTTTGAGGAAAGCAATTAATcacatgttgtttttacaatCATCTTTGTTGAAATTGTGCATGATATATTGTCTTTTAGTCTAATGCCTCCGCTTGGACCAAATTATAAGTTAATGGAATAATGTTGCCTGCCACTACATCCCTGTTGTCAGAATATTCTTGCTTGGATTGCACAGCATGCAATACCTTTGGCAGATAATCAGGGAAGTGCTCACAGAGGGCAGCAAAGGACTTGCCACTAATAGCCAAGTGATAGTTAAAACCACCCTGGTACAGGCCCTGCGAGGAGAAAGGAGAAGTATTAATAACAGCAGCCAAAATTCATCCTCCCAGTTTAGAAAAGTAGGTCATGATTGTGCTCATTATGTGCCTATTAATTATGCATGACATGACCAGTTAGTAAGATCTtgtatcagtgtttttttttaaaaagtgagttAAAATTAGCTTCAAGCTCAAGCTGTTTGACAGATAATAGGACCCaaagataaatatttaagtTCAATTTCCAATCAAACAATATCAGTGTTGTCTTTTAATTTCCAGAGCATGGCTGATGATGGAGTAACACCAGAGACTTAAACAGACTGAGAAACAGCTATATTGTATTGCAGTGTTGTGTCTTAGTGGGACCAACCTGAGTGATGACCTCCACGGAGCTTTGGGGGCCAGGGGCCGCTCCATCCTCCAAGCTGAACCTCATGGTGGGCATGGACTGGGCAGTGTGGGGGGTCACATTGACGAATATCACCTTCTCATCTATTCCTACCATCCCGCAGCTTTTTGCTACATTGACTGCAGTTAAAATGTTGTCTCCTGTGtgaaaaagggcaaaaaaacagaatatgaCATGATGTTAGCTTGATGGCTGCAACTTACAAATACgaatatgaatactttatttttggatagggacagtgcacattaatgaacatcgataaacatctttgtaaatatgccggattatagcaaggctgctagtttgcatccatagtccctaaaaaattaaaaatgaatacaaatatatttatattatatatatttaatacttAAATGCTATATTTCAGCGGCTAGGGGACTCTcaatcaaaataataacaaaactttGGTGATGAACTTTAATGACGCTGTGAAGTAGTGTTggatcatgggagttgctgTCTTTATTGTTCAGCAACCATTATTATCAATGAAAATCTATTTCAAATGACCCAGAAAGAAATAATGCTAACTTACCTTTAAATAGGTTGCCTACCCAATAATAaccaaataacattttattaataataattacacaagtactgtacttaagtacaattttgaggtagttgtactagtatttctattttatgtaactttttacttctactccactacatcttgagacaaatattgtactttttactctactacatttatctgacagctttagttactttacaagttgagatttaacataaaatatatgatccatttaaagtgatgagactttaaaaaaaataaaacttatcaCAGTATATCAAGTAATTAAATGATTCctatttttacaaaattaaaacactttttacataAATACTTACatctacatacatatataattcTTACATATTCTTCAAGAACTAACatactaactgaatttcccctcggggataaataaagtaattttgaatttgaatttgaataaaagcatcaacacaaataattcaataatatttggagtatataaaacaatctgagtgggtccatactgcataacaaat encodes:
- the szrd1 gene encoding SUZ domain-containing protein 1; its protein translation is MDEEVAESWEEAADSGEMEKRLEEKLRISQREKESSNNSSRSPLKTTMVIQDDSLPAAPPPQIRILKRPTSNGSLGSPLNQNRPTPQVKSLAQREAEYAEARKRILGSACPEETPQDKPNTDRTGRNNFTSPSEDTRSNNHTVRQPAGPDGTHGFRQHR